TCACCGACCAGGCGCACATCCGCGACGAGATCGACCGCTACCTCGGCTGGCCCGGCCAGGCCCCCGCGTACAAGCTGGGCGAACGCCTCTGGCTGGCGGCCCGCGACGAGGCCCGCGCGCGGCAGGGTTCGGCGTTCGACATCAAGCAGTTCCACACGAAGGCCCTGCAGATGGGCGGCATGGGACTGGACACCCTGCGCGAGCAGCTGGCGCAACTGGACTGAGACTGCTTTCCCGGGCCGGTGTTTCTCTGCGCGCACCGGCCCGGCAGTCTTGCCCCTTATGGTGATCGCTCAGCCCATCGCGACGGCCCGGCTCGACCTGCTGCCGCTGTCCGTCTCGCATGCCGAGGAGATGGCCGTCGTCCTCGCGGATCCGGCCCTGCACACGTACATCGGCGGCGCTCCGGACTCGTTGGCGTCTCTTCGTTCGCGGTACCAGCGGATGACCGCGGGCTCGCCCGATCCGGCAGTCTCCTGGCTGAACTGGGTGATCCGGCTGCGCGATTCCGGTCTGGTCGGCACAGTTCAGGCGACGGTGCGCGACGCGGTCGCCGAAATCGCCTGGGTGGTGGGGACTCCGTGGCAAGGCCGCGGCATCGCCACCGAAGCCGCCCGCGGACTGGTCGACTGGCTCGACCAGCAACCGGTCGACGCGATCATCGCCCACATCCATCCGGAGCACCGGGCTTCCGCCGGGGTGGCCGCCGCCGTCGGGCTGGTCGCCACCGACGAGCAGCAGGACGGCGAGATCCGCTGGTGCCGCACGCGACAAACCCGTTGATCGTCTCCGCGTCCTCTGGTTAAGCTCCCGCCCGTGCACCGGATCTTCCTCGTCACCCCACCCCCGCGCGCCTGAGCGGGGTAGTTTTCGCCGCGTGCGCCCGGAACCGGGCCCGCGGCTATCGGGTGCTGCCGTGAACCGGCCAACGCACGCTGCCCCGCGTCGTCGATCTCCGATTCCTTCGACGCAGGAGCCCACTTCTCGATGTCTGTCCTCGCACCTTCGCGCGCCCGCTCGACGGCCGCCCTGGTCATCGCCGGCGTGCTCTGGGGAACCGGCGGCCTGTCCGGCTCGCTTCTCGCCCAGCAAGCCGGCCTGCACCCGCTGGCCGTCGCCACCTACCGCCTGCTCATCGGCGGCGCCGCGAGCGCGGCCTACGTCGCTCTCACCGGCGGATTCAGCCTCCCCGCCAAGCAAACCTGGCGCCGTCTCCTCCTGATCGGCTCCCTCTTCGCCCTCTTCCAAGCGAGCTACTTCGCCGCCGTCGCGCTCAGTTCGGTCAGCGTCGCGACTATGACCACGATCGGTGCGGCACCCGTTGTGCTCACGGTGTTTTCCGCAGTGCGGCAGCGACGCGCACCCCAGCTGTGGACCCTGGTTTCCGTCGGTGGCGCCGTCGCGGGGCTGGTGCTGTTGCGCTGGTCACCGGAGACCGCGACGTCACCCGCCCGACTGGCTGGCGGCCTCGGCTTCGCCCTGCTCGCGGCGACCGGATTCGCCGTGCTCACGCTCGTCACGGCGGAGCCCGTCATGGGCTTGGAACCCTTGGCTACCACCGCCTTCGGCTGCCTGACCGGCGGTTTGCTCCTGACACCCGCCGCGCTGTGGCTAGGCATGGGCCTGCCCGCTCGCGCCGATGTGCTGCTGCTGGCGGTGTACTTCGGCGTCGTCCCGACAGCCGTCGCATACGCCGCGTACTTCCGCGGTCTCGGCGGCGCCCACCCGGTGCTGGGCGCGTTGTCCGCGCTGCTGGAACCGCTTACCGGAACGGCGCTTTCGGTGGTTTTCCTGCATGAACGGCTGAGCGCGTTCGGGTGGGCAGGCGCGGTGCTGCTGGTCGCGGCGCTCGCGGTCGGTTACTGGCGGCCCGAGCCGAGATGACGAGGACAGCAGCTGCGACGGGCGGGCCGTGTTCGCGGAGGCGGCTCCCCGTCGCGGGGTCCTAATCCTGACCTGGCTGCGCTTCGAGCGGCAACGACCGCCCCAGAATCGCGAACGGCCGCGGATCGCCGGTGAACTGGTAGTCGCGCAGGACGTCGACGAACCCCATGCGCCGGTACAGCTTCCACGCCCGGCTCGTCCCCTCCGGCGTGGAGAGCAGGACGTTCGCGCTGGGAACGCCGTCGAGCAGCCGGCGCAGCAGGTCCTCGCCGATCTGCTTGCCCTGGTTCTCCGGGCGCACGTGGATCTCGGTGAGCTCGAAGTAGTCCGCCAGCCAGCGCTCGGCTTCCTCGGTCCCGGAGCGGCGGGTGAGACCGTGCCGGACCTGCTCGTGCCACCACTGCCCGGCGCGGCCCTTGTAGCCGTACGCGATGCCGAGCAGGACGCCGTTGTCGTCGAGGGCGGCCATGCAGCGCCAGCCCTCGCGCAACGCGTGGGTCAGCCACATCGGCGCGCGCTGCTCGGCCGTGCCCTCGGGGTAGCGCATCGCGTTCACGTAGATCGCCAGCGCTTCCGGCAGCCGGGCCCGGAACTCGTCGGCGGAGAGCTGCACGTAGCGGGAGCACCCGGAGGAGGACATGGCGGTCACAGTCGACCATCCTCCCCTTCGCCCGCGAGATCGCCCGGGGTGCCCCCGGTGAGCGTGACGAGCGCGTCAAAGGTCGTCGGGAATACCGATTTCGGATGCCCCGCCGCGGCCCACACCTCGGGATATTCGCGCAACGCCGTGTCCACGAGCGTCACGAGTTTCTCCGGATGCCCGACCGGAGCGACGCCCCCGATCGGCTGCCCGGTGTGCTCCCGGACGAACGCCGCGTCCGCTTTGCCGACCTCCGCGACTCCCGCGAGTTCCGCCAGCCGGGACTCCTTCGCCCGATGCGCCCCCGAGGTGAGGGCGAGCAGCGCGACCTCCGTCCCGTCCGTCGTGCGGGCCCGGAAAACGAGACTGTTCGCGATAGCGCCGACCGGTACGCCGAGCGCCTCCGCGGCCTGCGCGGCAGTGCGCACTTCGGCGGGCAGCACCCGCACTCCGGCAGCGGCGGCGTGCTGCCCGGCCTCGCCCAGCGCGGCGGTGACCTTGGCGACAGCGGGATGGTCGTGGGTGCTCACCCGGTTATGAGACCACGCCGGTGCTGCCGTGTCCCGCACCACGTGCCCGGATTCCACCGGCGGGGTTGAGCGGACCCGCCGGCGCGGCTACTCTGGAAACAGATCGAACAGACGTTCGATACCGGTGGGAGCGCACCGGCCGGTCCCGGGGTGGGGGAAGCACCTCGGGCCCCCGGCCGGGCCCACCCGAGCAGGAGGAGGGTCGCCATGTCGGTCTCGGTCGGGTCCCCCGCGGACCGTGCCGCCGAGGCACGCCCAGCCCGTCCAGGCACGGCGGGCGAACAGCTGACGTTCGGCGCGCCGATCCAGCGGTCGGCCGGTGCTCCGGCCGTGTCTGGGCTCGCTCCTCAGGAGAGGACTGCGCAACCGTCGGCTCCGGGGGCTGGCTCCGCTGCTTCGGTTCGGTCGTCTGTTCCGACTGGTTCTGCTCAGCCCGGCTTGGATCTGTGGCCCGTCTCGGTGGACAGCTCAGCGTCCGCCGTTTCGGCAGCCCGGCCCGCTGCTGCCAAAACCGGTCCTGCCTCGTCACCCGAACAGGGCAGCAACTCTGCAGCGTCCGCCACTTCGGCGGCTGGCTCTGCTCAGTCTGCTGCTGCCGAGTCTGGCCTCGGTTCGCCGTCCGAGCCAGAAGGCGGGTCGGCTTCGGCAGCCAACTCCGCCCGATCCGCCGCTCCGGCAACCAACCCCGCGCTGCCCTTCGCCTCACAGAACACCCCCGCCGCAGCGCCCCGCCCCACGCCCGAGCCCGAACGCACCCCGGCCCCCCGGCCGACCGTGCACCACGTCCCCGAAAACACCCTGCCCAGCGCCCAACCCCCGAGGCAGGTCGTCCACCGCACCCGAGCGGCGGTCCGGCCCTCCGCCGAACCGTCCGCCCGCCGCTCCGGCGTCCAAGGCCAGCCGCAACTCCCGCTGTCCCTGCGTCCGCCGGCCCCTCCCGAGGCGGTCACCCTCCTCGCCCAGGCCAACCGCGGACTCGACCACGCGGAGAACGAACGAGACCCAGCCGAACGCTTCATCGGCGCCTACCTCGCCGCCCTGCGCGGGGCGGGCGCGGTGCTCGCCGTCCGGGGCCGTCCGCGCCGGGGGCGGGGCCGTCCGGCCAGCGGCTGGGTGCTGCTCGACGCCGTCGCCCCCGAATTGCGCGAGTGGTCGGCGTTCTTCGCCGACCACTCGGAAACCCGGGCCGCCGCCGAGGCCGGCATCAGCGGCCGCGTCACCGCCGAACTGGCCGCGGGCCTGCTGCAGGCCACCGCCCAGTTCCTCGAACTCGTCCGCCGGGTCGTGCACGGCCTGCCGATGTCCGGGGAAGCCCATGTCGCGTGAACTCGGCACGGTCGACCACGTCCGGCTGCTCGAGGCATTCTCCGTGGAGGCGCGGCTGCTGGGGGAGGTGGCGCACTCGGCGTCGCCCGATTCGCCGGTGCCCACCGCCCCCGGCTGGACGCTGAACGAGCTGCTCAAACACGTCGGTTCCGTGTACTGGCAGGCGCTGGGCTGGATCCGCGAAGGCCACCGCCCCGAGCTGTGGCGCGAACCGCTGCCCGGCCAGCCGGTGGCCGATTTCTGCTCGGCCGCCCGCCTCGAACTCGAAGCCGAACTCGCCGCCCACGACCCGGCCACCCGCGCCGCCACCTGGTGGGCAGCCGATCCGACGCACGGTTTCTGGCGCCGGCGCATGCTCCACGAAACCCTCGTGCACCGGGTGGACGCCGAAAACGCGGCCGGAATCGGCGATTCGACCGTGCCCGACGACCTGGCCGCCGACGGCGTCGACGAGGCCCTCACCCTCTACTTCGGACACAAGCTCACCACGATGGGCATCTCGGGAACCCGAAACGGCACAGTCGGTTTCCACACCGGCGGCCACAGCTGGATCGCGCGAGCGGGCCCCGGCGAGACAGAGGCCTGGCGCTGCTCTCCCCGGGAAGCCGACGCCGCGGACGCGATCGTCTCCGGCCCGCCCGCGAACGTCTACCTCTGGCTGTGGGGAAGAGTCCCGGTGACCATGGTCCACACCGACGGAGACCACGAGCTGTCCGCCCAAGCCTGGGCCTTGCTGCGACTGGCCACCCGATAGCGTCCGAGAACCGAAAGCGGGGAAGCTTCCCGGTTCGACGCTGTCCACCGACCACCGTGGCGATCCGGCTGTGCCGGCAAGCGCGATACCCCCGCGCTTGCCGGCACGGTTCTTTCCCCGTCCCGCTGCGCCGCCGTCCGCCGTTTTTGTCGGCCCTGCCCGCTACCGTGGCGACATGGCAACACGTCTGGCCAATCTGGTCGCCGCCGCCGAAGAACCAGCACGCCTGGCCCGCTTCTGGTCCGACCTCCTAGGCTGGCGCCTCACCGCGGAATCCCCAGCCGAAGCCACCGTCCAACCGTCCCCCGACGACGGCTGCGACCTCACCCTGGTCTTCACCGCGACCTCCCGCCCGAAGACCGGCAAAAACCGTCTCCACCTGGACCTCTCCAGCACTTCCGGCGAAAACCAGCGCGAAACGGTCTCCCGAGCCGTTTCCTTAGGCGCGCGCCCCATCGACATCGGCCAGCGAAACGTCCCGTGGATCGTTCTGGCCGACCCCGAAGACAACGAGTTCTGCGTACTTGAACCCCGCGAGGAATACGCCGATTCCGGTGCCATCGCGGCAATCGTCGTCGACGCACAGGACCCCGCGCGCCTGGCCCGCTTCTGGTCCCCGCTCGCCGCGTGGCCGATCACCGCCGACGAACCCGCCATCACCACCCTGCGCAACCCCGCCGGCCGCGGCCCCACCCTCGAATTCCTGCGCGGGCACACCCCAAAACACGGCAAAAACCGTCTCCCCCTGGACCTCCGCGGCGACCACCCGGACGAAACCGGCCGCTTCCAAGCCGCCGGCGCCCGCTTGACCGGTCCCGCTCGGCCCCACGCCCTTCAACTCGAATTCACCGACCCGGAAGACAACGAATTCCGTCTCCTCAGCCCAGGATGACCCTCGCGACTGTTTCCCGCAGATCACACATTTCCGACCGCACTCTGACACACCCGAAACATCACAAGACACCTGCGGTTACGTGCGTCGGGAACGGTAAGTCCCATGGACATGACCTCGACGCCCCGCAGCCCCTTCGCCAACGCCCGCGCCGATGAGCC
The nucleotide sequence above comes from Amycolatopsis sp. AA4. Encoded proteins:
- a CDS encoding GNAT family N-acetyltransferase, with amino-acid sequence MVIAQPIATARLDLLPLSVSHAEEMAVVLADPALHTYIGGAPDSLASLRSRYQRMTAGSPDPAVSWLNWVIRLRDSGLVGTVQATVRDAVAEIAWVVGTPWQGRGIATEAARGLVDWLDQQPVDAIIAHIHPEHRASAGVAAAVGLVATDEQQDGEIRWCRTRQTR
- a CDS encoding DMT family transporter, whose amino-acid sequence is MSVLAPSRARSTAALVIAGVLWGTGGLSGSLLAQQAGLHPLAVATYRLLIGGAASAAYVALTGGFSLPAKQTWRRLLLIGSLFALFQASYFAAVALSSVSVATMTTIGAAPVVLTVFSAVRQRRAPQLWTLVSVGGAVAGLVLLRWSPETATSPARLAGGLGFALLAATGFAVLTLVTAEPVMGLEPLATTAFGCLTGGLLLTPAALWLGMGLPARADVLLLAVYFGVVPTAVAYAAYFRGLGGAHPVLGALSALLEPLTGTALSVVFLHERLSAFGWAGAVLLVAALAVGYWRPEPR
- a CDS encoding GNAT family N-acetyltransferase, giving the protein MTAMSSSGCSRYVQLSADEFRARLPEALAIYVNAMRYPEGTAEQRAPMWLTHALREGWRCMAALDDNGVLLGIAYGYKGRAGQWWHEQVRHGLTRRSGTEEAERWLADYFELTEIHVRPENQGKQIGEDLLRRLLDGVPSANVLLSTPEGTSRAWKLYRRMGFVDVLRDYQFTGDPRPFAILGRSLPLEAQPGQD
- a CDS encoding YbaK/EbsC family protein; this encodes MSTHDHPAVAKVTAALGEAGQHAAAAGVRVLPAEVRTAAQAAEALGVPVGAIANSLVFRARTTDGTEVALLALTSGAHRAKESRLAELAGVAEVGKADAAFVREHTGQPIGGVAPVGHPEKLVTLVDTALREYPEVWAAAGHPKSVFPTTFDALVTLTGGTPGDLAGEGEDGRL
- a CDS encoding SAV_6107 family HEPN domain-containing protein, encoding MHHVPENTLPSAQPPRQVVHRTRAAVRPSAEPSARRSGVQGQPQLPLSLRPPAPPEAVTLLAQANRGLDHAENERDPAERFIGAYLAALRGAGAVLAVRGRPRRGRGRPASGWVLLDAVAPELREWSAFFADHSETRAAAEAGISGRVTAELAAGLLQATAQFLELVRRVVHGLPMSGEAHVA
- a CDS encoding maleylpyruvate isomerase N-terminal domain-containing protein encodes the protein MSRELGTVDHVRLLEAFSVEARLLGEVAHSASPDSPVPTAPGWTLNELLKHVGSVYWQALGWIREGHRPELWREPLPGQPVADFCSAARLELEAELAAHDPATRAATWWAADPTHGFWRRRMLHETLVHRVDAENAAGIGDSTVPDDLAADGVDEALTLYFGHKLTTMGISGTRNGTVGFHTGGHSWIARAGPGETEAWRCSPREADAADAIVSGPPANVYLWLWGRVPVTMVHTDGDHELSAQAWALLRLATR
- a CDS encoding VOC family protein, producing the protein MPARFFPRPAAPPSAVFVGPARYRGDMATRLANLVAAAEEPARLARFWSDLLGWRLTAESPAEATVQPSPDDGCDLTLVFTATSRPKTGKNRLHLDLSSTSGENQRETVSRAVSLGARPIDIGQRNVPWIVLADPEDNEFCVLEPREEYADSGAIAAIVVDAQDPARLARFWSPLAAWPITADEPAITTLRNPAGRGPTLEFLRGHTPKHGKNRLPLDLRGDHPDETGRFQAAGARLTGPARPHALQLEFTDPEDNEFRLLSPG